In Halopseudomonas xinjiangensis, a single genomic region encodes these proteins:
- the flgM gene encoding flagellar biosynthesis anti-sigma factor FlgM, with product MDITRPSITGSRPITDTSAAQVGERSAVAKPASPVQAPAVRPDALHAALQALPEVDMDRVAALRQALAEGSLDTSPQNLATDMLAFHRGSRR from the coding sequence ATGGACATCACCAGGCCCAGCATCACCGGCTCACGGCCGATCACCGACACCAGCGCCGCACAGGTTGGCGAGCGTTCGGCTGTCGCCAAACCGGCGTCTCCCGTCCAGGCTCCAGCCGTGCGACCGGACGCCTTGCATGCAGCGCTGCAGGCGCTGCCCGAGGTGGACATGGATCGCGTTGCCGCGCTGCGGCAGGCACTGGCCGAAGGCAGCCTCGACACCAGTCCGCAGAATCTCGCCACCGATATGCTGGCCTTCCATCGGGGCAGCCGTCGTTGA
- a CDS encoding flagellar basal body-associated FliL family protein, which translates to MALPRIILIVLILNTLILLGSVGLNYHLLSNVPAQTTTGLASSAAPVETATNRDYQFFPVEKVIVNLRGENRERYFVLDLVLQAELETDAHRLEQIDPIVRNSVVANLSAMGFEELRAMSISELQGRLESALIADLAARKLNQPFAHVLVSKMIVQ; encoded by the coding sequence ATGGCCTTGCCGCGCATCATCCTTATCGTGCTGATTCTGAATACCCTGATTCTGCTTGGCAGCGTTGGGCTCAACTATCACCTGCTCAGCAACGTCCCGGCACAGACGACAACTGGCCTGGCCTCCAGCGCGGCGCCAGTTGAGACGGCGACCAACCGGGATTACCAGTTCTTCCCGGTCGAGAAAGTCATCGTCAACTTGCGTGGTGAAAACCGCGAACGCTATTTCGTACTGGACCTCGTTCTCCAGGCCGAACTGGAGACCGACGCGCACCGGCTCGAGCAGATCGATCCGATCGTGCGTAACTCGGTGGTCGCCAACCTGAGTGCCATGGGCTTCGAGGAATTGCGTGCCATGTCCATCAGCGAGCTGCAGGGCAGGCTGGAGTCGGCGTTGATTGCCGACCTGGCAGCGAGGAAGCTGAACCAGCCCTTCGCGCATGTCCTGGTCAGCAAGATGATCGTTCAGTAA
- the fliS gene encoding flagellar export chaperone FliS translates to MNDFLLEDSYEQYRSVDLEAKAASASPYDLVLVLVDGLLDELARARGHIEGRRYQQKGASLEKCMNILNGLSSALDFDNGGEVVAGLARLYDYCIYRLSDVSVTLSVEGIDEVIALVGTLREGWEGVNAARKAS, encoded by the coding sequence ATGAACGATTTCCTCCTTGAAGACAGCTACGAGCAGTATCGCTCGGTAGACCTCGAAGCCAAGGCCGCATCGGCCTCTCCCTATGATCTCGTACTGGTCCTGGTCGATGGCTTGCTCGACGAGCTGGCCCGCGCACGCGGGCATATCGAAGGCCGACGCTACCAGCAGAAAGGCGCGTCGCTGGAAAAGTGCATGAACATCCTCAACGGCCTCAGCAGTGCGCTGGATTTCGACAACGGCGGGGAAGTGGTGGCCGGGCTCGCGCGGCTGTACGACTACTGCATTTACCGCCTTTCAGATGTCAGCGTCACGCTGTCGGTCGAGGGTATCGATGAGGTCATTGCGTTGGTCGGCACCCTGCGCGAAGGCTGGGAAGGCGTTAATGCAGCACGCAAAGCCTCATAG
- the flgN gene encoding flagellar export chaperone FlgN, which yields MNSRDRLLAALDQDIQQDLVSYRQLLALSQSLHVQLLQRDAQAVEDTNHAIAVLVEQASARAQRRSRILSAFSLKAEEQGMNILFASCGREVRDGLEAGWAQLGRLVDACRQQNDYNAQLLAMQHSILDHLLGQTAQADIYAPQYY from the coding sequence TTGAACTCGCGGGATCGCCTGCTGGCGGCACTTGATCAGGATATCCAGCAGGACCTGGTCAGCTATCGCCAACTGTTGGCGTTGAGCCAGTCGCTGCATGTGCAGCTGCTGCAACGTGACGCGCAGGCGGTCGAAGATACCAATCACGCCATTGCCGTACTCGTCGAACAAGCCTCGGCCCGCGCTCAGCGGCGGAGTCGTATACTCTCGGCGTTTTCGCTGAAAGCCGAGGAGCAGGGCATGAATATCCTCTTCGCCTCGTGCGGTCGCGAAGTGCGCGACGGATTGGAAGCTGGCTGGGCGCAGCTTGGCCGGCTGGTCGACGCCTGCCGGCAACAGAACGACTACAACGCTCAGCTGCTGGCAATGCAGCATTCCATCCTTGACCACCTGCTTGGCCAGACTGCCCAGGCCGATATCTACGCTCCCCAGTACTACTGA
- a CDS encoding FliA/WhiG family RNA polymerase sigma factor, translating into MNANCAIDSGYELPEDSHTTLSAAEEQRWVKQYLPLVKRIVSQLSLQANQVLDRQDMEQIGLMGLLEGLRRYGAPDEHFGRFVALRIRGAILDELRRQDWRPRQVRQQVHKVRDGIRALSRQLGREPTDEEVLAHTGLDQQGYMDFLQADAIDAIESLDDLLQKGMEPGSERSSGFEERIHQERLLAQALARLNERERLILTLYYQHELNLKEIALVLDLTDARVCQLSKQALNKACAFLTANESIASSC; encoded by the coding sequence ATGAACGCCAACTGTGCCATCGACAGCGGTTATGAGCTACCCGAGGATAGCCATACCACCTTGTCCGCCGCCGAAGAGCAGCGCTGGGTGAAGCAGTACCTGCCGCTCGTCAAGCGCATCGTCAGTCAGCTATCGCTGCAGGCGAACCAGGTGCTCGACCGCCAGGACATGGAACAGATTGGTCTGATGGGCTTGCTCGAAGGCCTGCGCCGTTACGGCGCTCCCGACGAGCACTTCGGCCGGTTCGTTGCGCTGCGTATTCGCGGTGCGATTCTCGATGAGCTGCGCCGACAGGACTGGCGCCCCCGGCAGGTACGTCAACAGGTGCACAAGGTGCGCGATGGTATTCGTGCCCTGTCTCGCCAGCTGGGACGCGAGCCGACCGACGAAGAGGTTCTGGCTCACACCGGGCTCGATCAGCAAGGCTATATGGACTTTCTGCAAGCCGATGCCATCGATGCGATCGAGAGTCTGGACGATCTGCTGCAAAAGGGCATGGAGCCAGGCTCCGAGCGCAGCAGCGGGTTCGAAGAGCGTATTCATCAGGAGCGCCTGCTCGCTCAGGCACTCGCGCGCCTGAACGAGCGCGAGCGGCTGATCCTCACGCTGTATTACCAGCACGAACTCAACCTCAAGGAAATCGCTCTGGTGCTCGATCTGACCGACGCCAGGGTATGTCAACTCAGCAAGCAGGCTCTGAACAAGGCCTGCGCTTTCTTAACCGCAAACGAGAGCATCGCATCATCATGCTGA
- a CDS encoding flagellar hook-length control protein FliK: MIHLMTPAGTGADRLETVRSAKLMGGDAAPSGRAEQLGMHDILAMLDTLHGAQGEPVQLPAGGDGDAQAEQSQAEPAVLPAQPNIDRSWQPGWGAQASLPAAAGRDRPVTSGEALPTAESVLDRASFGVAQSADQRTGDLPLQQIEQWLGELQDLRRRHAAPGEQTEEPMRGVSGGHAGMPEPLRFTQQQDSIRMQAQWSNLTEPRGFNMPLEQDVATGSRLATAAVTMDDALLSTVMDEPALQAVTSRTSETLSSVHPGAPTQPVTGQAPVPAEIRLQGSEARWGEQMLQALRDQVEMQLAQRSQHATIRLDPPDLGSLDIQINHEQGKLSIQINAGQADVARLLNMLSERLRHELLGQNFSEVTVQIGGNADQGRERRQRQADDAGPESIAAARVIESARTDSNRDPAGDVLISV; this comes from the coding sequence ATGATTCACTTGATGACCCCGGCTGGCACGGGTGCGGACCGTCTCGAAACAGTACGCAGCGCCAAGCTGATGGGCGGCGATGCCGCTCCTTCCGGCAGGGCCGAACAGCTCGGCATGCACGATATTCTTGCCATGCTCGACACTTTGCATGGCGCGCAGGGCGAGCCCGTTCAGTTGCCCGCTGGCGGTGATGGCGACGCGCAAGCGGAGCAGTCGCAGGCGGAGCCAGCGGTTTTGCCGGCACAACCGAACATCGACAGATCCTGGCAGCCCGGTTGGGGAGCGCAGGCCAGCTTGCCCGCGGCGGCCGGTCGGGATCGCCCTGTCACCTCTGGCGAGGCGCTGCCTACCGCCGAGTCGGTTCTGGATCGTGCTTCGTTCGGGGTTGCGCAGAGCGCCGATCAGCGCACAGGCGATCTTCCGCTGCAGCAGATCGAGCAATGGCTGGGCGAGCTCCAGGATCTGCGCCGTCGCCATGCTGCACCAGGTGAGCAGACCGAGGAGCCGATGAGGGGCGTTTCGGGCGGGCATGCAGGCATGCCTGAGCCGCTGCGGTTCACTCAGCAACAGGATTCGATCCGCATGCAGGCGCAGTGGAGCAATCTGACCGAGCCGCGCGGCTTCAACATGCCACTCGAGCAGGACGTAGCTACCGGCTCGCGCCTGGCCACGGCAGCCGTGACAATGGATGACGCGTTGCTATCAACCGTGATGGACGAGCCCGCATTGCAAGCTGTTACCAGCCGGACGAGCGAGACGCTGAGCAGTGTTCACCCGGGTGCGCCGACGCAACCGGTGACCGGTCAGGCTCCGGTACCTGCGGAGATTCGGCTGCAGGGTTCCGAAGCGCGCTGGGGCGAGCAGATGTTGCAGGCACTGCGTGATCAGGTCGAGATGCAGCTTGCCCAGCGCAGCCAGCACGCGACGATTCGTCTCGACCCGCCGGACCTTGGCAGTCTGGACATCCAGATCAATCACGAGCAAGGCAAGTTGAGCATCCAGATCAACGCCGGCCAGGCTGACGTCGCCCGGCTGCTGAACATGCTAAGCGAGCGCTTGCGCCATGAGTTGCTGGGTCAGAATTTCTCCGAGGTGACCGTGCAGATCGGCGGCAACGCCGATCAGGGCCGCGAAAGACGTCAGAGGCAGGCCGACGACGCCGGTCCCGAGTCGATCGCTGCCGCTCGAGTAATCGAATCAGCCCGGACCGATAGCAATCGTGACCCGGCGGGTGACGTGCTGATCAGCGTATGA
- the fliD gene encoding flagellar filament capping protein FliD encodes MNFDSNYAQSMATQLAQYEVQAPLARFDRKEALYRGQLDALNKLDSALKTFRTAVRDLKGVGTASMLVNKATMSQEGVATATVGTTAVPGTYQFVVEQLASQHQMALTNMQPISAATTGDFKISVGTQQFAINLSTADSDADGQITPAELSTAINQAADNTGVSTTLVSNGGQVSLVLTSDASGTANALTLSSTDAGFQTVLDGQTELTAASDAKVRLGGATGMELVSSSNTFDNLVDGVSLTFQRVHAAGETPLSVTIGQDGEATKAKAKTFVDAVNALMASFDSLTASGNESAKRGPLAGDSTIRSIESMVNRELRNVFGGARLMDFGISSDRNGLLQLDTAKLEKAVAADPDAFDQLFAGENNLLATLEEKLGLYTNSTNGVMKSRKDSVDMALRRNESQMALIEQQYDRSYARYLTQFTSMMQMMQAMEQTQGMFATQQSQSTFA; translated from the coding sequence ATGAACTTTGATTCCAATTACGCGCAAAGCATGGCTACGCAGTTGGCCCAATACGAGGTGCAGGCCCCGCTGGCTCGGTTCGACCGTAAAGAGGCGCTTTATCGCGGCCAGCTCGATGCGCTGAACAAGCTGGATAGCGCCCTGAAGACCTTCCGCACCGCGGTGCGTGATCTGAAAGGCGTGGGTACCGCTTCCATGCTGGTGAACAAGGCGACCATGAGTCAGGAAGGCGTGGCTACGGCTACCGTGGGCACAACGGCGGTGCCGGGCACCTATCAGTTCGTCGTGGAGCAGCTGGCCAGCCAGCACCAGATGGCTTTGACCAACATGCAGCCGATCAGCGCGGCGACCACTGGTGACTTCAAGATCAGTGTGGGTACGCAGCAGTTCGCTATCAACCTGAGCACCGCTGATTCTGACGCGGACGGCCAGATAACACCGGCTGAACTGTCAACGGCGATCAACCAGGCCGCCGACAACACGGGTGTCAGCACGACGCTGGTGAGCAACGGTGGCCAGGTATCGCTGGTACTCACCAGTGACGCCAGTGGCACCGCCAATGCCCTCACATTGAGTTCGACCGATGCAGGCTTTCAGACCGTGCTCGATGGTCAGACCGAGCTGACCGCAGCGAGCGACGCCAAGGTTCGCCTGGGCGGTGCTACCGGCATGGAGCTGGTTAGCTCAAGCAACACCTTCGATAACCTGGTCGATGGCGTGAGTCTGACTTTCCAGCGCGTGCATGCCGCGGGCGAAACCCCGTTGAGCGTCACCATCGGACAGGATGGCGAAGCAACCAAAGCCAAGGCGAAGACGTTCGTCGATGCGGTCAATGCACTGATGGCCAGCTTCGACAGCCTCACCGCCAGTGGAAACGAAAGCGCTAAGCGCGGGCCGTTGGCCGGCGACTCAACCATTCGGTCGATCGAGAGCATGGTCAATCGCGAACTGCGCAACGTGTTCGGAGGCGCGCGGCTGATGGACTTTGGCATCAGCTCCGATCGTAACGGTCTGCTGCAGCTGGACACCGCGAAGCTGGAAAAGGCGGTCGCCGCCGATCCCGACGCGTTCGATCAGCTGTTCGCCGGAGAGAACAATCTCCTCGCGACGCTGGAAGAGAAGCTCGGCCTGTACACCAACTCCACCAACGGCGTGATGAAAAGCCGCAAGGACAGCGTGGACATGGCGCTTCGCCGTAACGAAAGCCAGATGGCCCTCATTGAACAGCAATACGACCGCAGCTACGCCCGCTATCTGACCCAGTTCACCAGCATGATGCAGATGATGCAGGCGATGGAGCAGACCCAGGGCATGTTTGCCACGCAACAATCACAGAGCACGTTTGCATGA
- the fliJ gene encoding flagellar export protein FliJ, producing the protein MKEQIQTLSRLAQLRNNTVQQMLGRVGYQQSLCQRYRNNIEGLSRLCSYTAPMTTPLQRDNQHRYKATLHKMIELQRRELAVAEAGLERIREELLAARRNEKVITQVLDGKVQEWSQELARHEQKIQDGLASQAWLRAHEI; encoded by the coding sequence ATGAAAGAACAGATACAGACGCTCTCGCGCCTGGCGCAGCTACGCAACAATACTGTCCAGCAGATGCTCGGTCGGGTCGGCTATCAGCAGAGCCTCTGCCAGCGTTATCGCAACAATATCGAAGGTCTGAGCAGGCTGTGTAGTTACACCGCGCCGATGACCACGCCCTTGCAACGGGACAACCAGCATCGTTACAAGGCGACGCTGCACAAGATGATCGAGCTGCAGCGACGCGAGCTGGCGGTGGCGGAAGCGGGGCTGGAGCGCATCCGCGAAGAATTGCTCGCCGCCCGGCGCAACGAAAAGGTCATCACCCAAGTGCTCGACGGCAAGGTCCAGGAGTGGAGTCAGGAGCTTGCCAGGCACGAGCAGAAGATTCAGGATGGCCTGGCTTCACAGGCATGGCTGCGCGCCCACGAAATCTGA